The genomic region GGGAACTGATCGCAAATCCGGTTGTTACTGCTATCGATGACGGCACGATTCCCGGAAAATGGGGTTCGGAAAATATCGATGACGAAGGTCTTCCCACCCAAAAAACAGTTTTAATTGAAAATGGTATCCTGAAATCTTATATGGTCGATAAACTCGGTGGAAAGAAAATGGGAATCGAACCGACAGGAAGCGGAAGACGGCAATCCTACAAATTCGCTCCAGCTTCTCGTATGAGAAATACTTTCCTGGCAAAAGGTAAAAGCAAAATCGAAGACTTGATCGCTTCCGTCGAGAATGGAATTTATGCTAAAAAAATGGGTGGTGGTTCGGTTATACCCGGAACCGGAAATTTCAATTTTGCAGTTGCCGAAGGCTATCTCATAAAAAATGGTAAGATCAAAGAACCGATTCGGGGAGCAACATTAATCGGTAATGGTCCGGAAACTATTAAAAAAATAAGTATGGTTGCGGATAATCTCGAACTTGCCGAAGGAATGTGCGGTTCTGTCAGCGGAAGTATTCCTACGACCGTTGGGCAGCCTGCGATCAAGATCGATGAGATCATTGTGGGTGGTAGGAAAGAGAATTAGCAACGAACAAAACGAACAAAAGATAAAATTGAGCAACGAACAAAACGAACAAAGGAAAAAAAAGCAACAAACTAAAATGAACAAGAAGAATAAAATTTTTGAGAGGATTGCTTGGATTTAATATTTAAAGAAGAGTTTTATAAAATCAAGAATGCTTGTATAGAAGTGAGAAAAAGGTTAGGAAATGGTTTTCTGGAGAAAGTATATGAGAAGGCTCTTTGCATAGAACTAAAAAGAATTGGATTCATTGTCGAGACTCAAAAGAAAATCATCATTTTGTATCGAAATCAGATTATTGGTGAGTATTTTGCAGATATGTTAGTAAACAATAAAATTATCATTGAACTAAAATGTGTTGAGAAATTGAATGAATTTCATAAAGCACAATTATTGAATTATTTGAA from Candidatus Cloacimonadota bacterium harbors:
- a CDS encoding GxxExxY protein; protein product: MDLIFKEEFYKIKNACIEVRKRLGNGFLEKVYEKALCIELKRIGFIVETQKKIIILYRNQIIGEYFADMLVNNKIIIELKCVEKLNEFHKAQLLNYLKATNLELGILINFPNNRKGFEIERVPNLIN